The Coffea arabica cultivar ET-39 chromosome 1e, Coffea Arabica ET-39 HiFi, whole genome shotgun sequence genome has a window encoding:
- the LOC113706191 gene encoding alcohol-forming fatty acyl-CoA reductase-like: MELGNIVQFLENRAILVTGATGFLAKIFTEKILRVQPNVKKLYLLLRAADSKSALQRFNSEIIAKDLFRVLKEKCGTDLNTLIAQKITVVPGDITCDNLGVKDLNLVEEMWREVDVVVNLAATTNFDERYDVSLGINTMGAKHVLNFAKKCAKLKVLLHVSTAYVSGEKEGLMLETPYNMGETLNGTSGLDVEVEKKFLEEKLKELRAENNSEQSITLAMKDLGIQRARKFGWPNTYVFTKAMGEMLLGHLKGNTPLVIVRPTIITSTFKEPFPGWVEGVRTIDSLTVGYAKGRITCFLGDPRTIVDAIPADMVVNAMMVAMMAHANQPSEMTIYQVGSSLSNPLHYSSLQNYGLNYFSKHPWIDKAGNPVKVGKITVLRTMSSFRRYLAIRYLLPLKGLQIVNVALCQYFGGLYHDLHRKIKFVNRMIELYGPYLFFKGIYDDLNTEKLRRAARECDPENLFYFDPKSINWEDYFMNTHIPGVVKYVFK, encoded by the exons ATGGAGTTGGGCAACATTGTGCAGTTTCTTGAGAACAGGGCCATTCTTGTGACTGGTGCAACCGGTTTCCTTGCAAAAA TTTTCACTGAGAAAATACTCAGAGTTCAACCAAATGTGAAGAAGCTCTATCTTCTTCTAAGAGCTGCAGACAGCAAATCAGCCTTGCAGCGTTTCAACAGTGAG ATAATAGCAAAGGACTTGTTCAGGGTTCTGAAGGAGAAATGTGGTACAGATCTGAATACCCTTATTGCACAAAAGATTACAGTTGTGCCTGGTGATATCACCTGTGATAACTTGGGAGTAAAGGACTTGAATTTGGTTGAAGAGATGTGGAGAGAAGTAGATGTTGTTGTTAACCTAGCTGCAACAACCAACTTTGATGAAAG ATATGATGTATCCCTGGGAATTAATACAATGGGAGCTAAGCATGTATTGAACTTTGCAAAGAAATGTGCCAAATTGAAGGTTCTTCTCCATGTATCAACTG CTTATGTATCTGGTGAAAAAGAGGGACTGATGTTGGAGACCCCCTATAACATGGGAGAGACCCTGAACGGGACATCTGGGCTAGACGTTGAAGTAGagaagaaatttttggaagaaaagttGAAAGAGCTCCGAGCTGAGAACAATTCTGAACAATCTATTACATTAGCCATGAAGGATCTTGGAATTCAAAG aGCAAGAAAATTTGGATGGCCAAACACCTACGTATTTACCAAGGCAATGGGAGAGATGCTACTTGGCCATCTGAAAGGAAATACCCCTCTTGTCATTGTTCGACCTACAATCATTACCAGTACTTTCAAAGAGCCTTTCCCTGGTTGGGTTGAAGGTGTAAG GACAATTGATAGCCTCACTGTTGGATATGCTAAAGGGAGAATAACTTGCTTCCTAGGCGACCCCAGGACCATAGTAGACGCG ATCCCAGCTGACATGGTGGTGAATGCTATGATGGTGGCTATGATGGCTCATGCAAATCAACCCAGTGAAATGACCATTTATCAAGTAGGATCTTCTTTATCAAACCCTCTTCACTACTCCAGTCTTCAAAACTATGGCCTCAATTACTTCTCCAAGCATCCATGGATTGACAAAGCCGGGAACCCCGTAAAAGTTGGGAAAATCACAGTTCTCAGAACCATGTCAAGCTTCCGCAGATACTTGGCAATTCGTTATTTGCTTCCACTAAAG GGATTACAAATCGTGAATGTTGCACTTTGCCAATATTTTGGAGGCTTGTACCATGATCTTCATCGAAAAATCAAGTTCGTAAACCGTATGATTGAACTCTATGGACCTTACCTGTTCTTTAAGGGAAT TTATGATGACTTGAACACAGAAAAACTGCGTCGTGCTGCAAGAGAGTGCGATCCTGAGAATTTGTTCTACTTTGATCCCAAAAGTATTAACTGGGAAGATTATTTCATGAACACCCACATTCCTGGAGTGGTGAAATACGTATTCAAGTGA